A DNA window from Ignavibacteriales bacterium contains the following coding sequences:
- the mtnA gene encoding S-methyl-5-thioribose-1-phosphate isomerase — protein sequence MKPLEWVNGNIRFLDQTKLPLEEVFIKTDDVAVIAEAMRHLAIRGAPLIGIAAAYGVALASLRLEKYDADEIRTYLQSTIDLLASTRPTAVNLFWALKRQRRVLDAWRTNSVADLQKHLLDEALFIHHEDFEMCERISSFGVGLLPQSCSILTHCNAGALATGGRGTAVGIITKAWEDGKLKCVYMDETRPLLQGARLTAWEMKLANIPATLIVDNTAAVLMKQGIIDVVIVGADRIAMNGDVANKVGTYTIAVAAKHHGIPFYVAAPISSIDFTMKTGDDIPIEERDGREVTEIFGKRIAPEGVAVYSPAFDVTPNELLMAIVTDQGILYPPYSDSIHKLQSLMPDPSSSTMHAD from the coding sequence ATGAAGCCGTTAGAATGGGTAAACGGCAATATCCGGTTTCTTGACCAAACAAAACTTCCTCTTGAGGAAGTTTTTATTAAAACGGATGATGTTGCCGTCATAGCCGAAGCGATGAGGCATCTTGCAATCCGCGGTGCACCGCTGATTGGTATTGCCGCGGCATATGGTGTCGCTCTTGCAAGTCTTCGATTAGAAAAATACGACGCCGACGAAATACGAACGTATCTTCAATCTACAATAGATCTCCTTGCTTCTACGCGTCCAACTGCGGTTAATCTCTTCTGGGCTTTGAAACGACAGCGCCGTGTACTGGACGCATGGCGGACAAATTCCGTCGCTGACTTACAAAAACACCTACTCGATGAAGCGCTTTTCATCCATCATGAAGATTTTGAAATGTGCGAGCGCATTAGTTCCTTTGGTGTTGGACTTCTTCCGCAATCCTGCTCCATTCTTACTCATTGTAATGCAGGTGCTCTTGCCACCGGAGGACGCGGGACCGCGGTTGGTATTATTACAAAGGCATGGGAAGATGGGAAACTCAAGTGCGTCTATATGGATGAAACACGGCCGCTTTTGCAAGGTGCACGGCTCACGGCATGGGAAATGAAACTAGCAAACATTCCTGCAACATTAATTGTTGATAATACCGCAGCGGTTCTCATGAAGCAAGGAATCATTGATGTGGTTATTGTTGGTGCAGATCGCATAGCAATGAATGGTGACGTTGCGAATAAGGTAGGAACGTATACTATTGCGGTGGCGGCGAAACATCACGGAATACCATTTTATGTTGCCGCACCAATTTCGTCAATTGATTTCACGATGAAGACCGGTGACGATATTCCTATTGAAGAACGCGATGGAAGAGAAGTCACGGAAATATTCGGTAAACGAATAGCACCGGAAGGTGTAGCAGTTTATTCTCCAGCATTTGATGTCACACCGAATGAATTACTAATGGCGATCGTTACAGATCAAGGAATTCTCTATCCGCCATATTCCGATTCGATTCATAAACTCCAATCCCTTATGCCAGATCCCTCATCATCAACCATGCATGCTGATTAA
- a CDS encoding PfkB family carbohydrate kinase, which produces MSLLVVGSVALDTVETPFGSVKKALGGSAVYISVAASYFTVPIRLVGVVGGDFPKEHIKFMESRQIDLDGLQIIEHGKTFQWGGKYHYDLNVRDTLFTDLNVFKKFDPKIPERFKSSSYVCLGNIDPVLQLQVLNQIKKPRLVVGDTMNYWINTKLKELIETMKFMDVIIVNDSEARLLTQEPNLIKAAKKIIKMGPRIIIIKKGEHGAMLVTEETIFSAPAYPLETIFDPTGAGDAFAGGFIGWLARTDDMSSENLKRAIVYGSALASFCVEKFSLDSLRDLSYLKIHDRFHSFMDLSRFDEK; this is translated from the coding sequence GTGAGTTTATTAGTTGTCGGCTCTGTTGCACTTGATACTGTCGAGACACCTTTTGGAAGTGTAAAAAAAGCGCTGGGCGGATCAGCAGTGTACATTTCTGTTGCGGCAAGCTACTTCACTGTGCCGATACGCCTGGTTGGTGTGGTCGGCGGAGACTTTCCAAAGGAGCATATCAAATTCATGGAGTCGCGGCAAATAGATTTGGATGGATTGCAAATCATCGAACATGGGAAAACCTTTCAATGGGGCGGAAAGTACCATTACGACCTCAATGTTCGTGATACACTTTTTACGGATCTTAATGTGTTTAAAAAATTCGATCCGAAAATTCCTGAAAGATTCAAATCTTCTTCGTACGTCTGTCTAGGCAATATTGATCCAGTGCTTCAATTGCAGGTATTGAATCAAATCAAGAAACCGCGTCTCGTTGTCGGTGATACCATGAATTATTGGATTAATACGAAATTAAAAGAATTAATAGAAACAATGAAATTTATGGATGTCATCATTGTCAATGATTCTGAAGCACGCTTACTGACACAAGAACCGAATCTTATAAAAGCGGCAAAAAAAATCATCAAGATGGGACCGCGAATCATTATAATCAAAAAAGGCGAACACGGTGCAATGCTTGTCACGGAGGAGACAATCTTCTCAGCGCCGGCATATCCGCTGGAAACTATTTTCGATCCGACGGGAGCGGGAGATGCCTTTGCCGGTGGTTTCATTGGCTGGCTTGCTCGTACTGACGATATGTCTTCTGAAAACCTCAAACGCGCCATAGTCTATGGCAGTGCATTAGCTTCATTCTGCGTAGAAAAATTTAGTCTGGATAGTCTGCGTGACTTGAGTTATCTCAAAATTCATGACCGATTCCATTCTTTTATGGATTTATCACGATTTGATGAGAAGTGA
- a CDS encoding NUDIX domain-containing protein — protein sequence MCVFRVHKTETHFLVLQRAQEEKLYPGLWQIVTGTMKKNESALKAAIRELKEETGVHPKRCWTIPYVDTYFDRAKDTIQLVPVFAVEFNSSSALHLSSEHQRFEWLRFEDARKRLVWPGQRRSMDIVNEFIIGNKETAQLVEITPF from the coding sequence GTGTGCGTTTTTAGAGTGCATAAGACAGAAACGCATTTTCTTGTTCTCCAGCGTGCTCAAGAAGAAAAGCTTTACCCCGGACTCTGGCAGATTGTAACCGGAACGATGAAAAAGAATGAAAGTGCATTAAAAGCAGCGATACGCGAGCTGAAGGAAGAAACAGGGGTACATCCTAAGCGTTGTTGGACCATCCCTTATGTAGATACATATTTTGATCGTGCAAAGGATACGATTCAATTGGTCCCAGTGTTTGCCGTTGAGTTCAATTCGTCTTCAGCACTGCACTTATCCTCAGAACATCAACGCTTCGAATGGTTGCGATTTGAAGATGCAAGAAAAAGACTCGTGTGGCCTGGCCAAAGACGTTCTATGGATATTGTAAATGAATTTATAATCGGGAATAAAGAAACCGCCCAATTAGTAGAAATTACACCATTCTAA
- a CDS encoding RNA methyltransferase has protein sequence MNITQAEVKYLRSLQQKKYRDTERKFLLEGWRPLRDALESNFSIELIAVKPEAGQNSEHQSVLALAKNRSIPIKELKEVQLKQISDEVHSQGIVALVHQHTETFDIQCLRFAKYIVACDNVSDPGNLGTILRTCDWFGVDAVLLGEGSVSLYNEKVVRATAGSIFHLNVFEKIDLQTTLSHLKSESFKLIATALDGKPFNFTSPQKKSVLILGSEAHGVNPDILQQVDEVLSIPRFGKAESLNVGIACGIFLANWRNQSVRD, from the coding sequence ATGAATATAACTCAAGCCGAAGTAAAATATCTTCGTTCACTTCAGCAAAAGAAGTATCGGGATACCGAACGTAAATTTCTTCTTGAGGGCTGGCGTCCGCTCCGAGATGCATTGGAGTCAAATTTCTCCATTGAACTGATTGCCGTGAAGCCCGAAGCAGGTCAAAATTCCGAGCACCAATCAGTACTTGCACTTGCAAAAAACCGCAGTATTCCGATAAAAGAATTGAAGGAAGTGCAGCTAAAGCAAATTTCTGATGAAGTACATTCTCAAGGAATTGTTGCTCTTGTACACCAACACACTGAGACATTCGATATACAATGTCTTCGTTTTGCAAAATATATTGTTGCGTGCGACAATGTAAGTGATCCGGGAAATTTGGGAACCATACTTCGCACGTGCGATTGGTTCGGTGTTGATGCGGTTCTTTTAGGCGAAGGAAGTGTTTCACTCTACAATGAGAAAGTAGTCCGTGCAACTGCAGGTTCTATTTTTCATTTGAACGTGTTCGAGAAAATTGATTTACAAACAACGCTCTCTCATCTTAAATCCGAAAGTTTCAAACTCATTGCAACTGCTCTTGATGGCAAACCGTTCAATTTTACTTCACCACAGAAGAAATCAGTTCTTATTCTAGGAAGTGAGGCGCATGGTGTAAACCCGGATATTCTTCAGCAAGTTGATGAAGTCTTAAGTATTCCGCGTTTCGGTAAAGCAGAATCGCTCAATGTCGGAATCGCTTGCGGTATATTTCTGGCAAATTGGAGAAATCAGTCAGTACGAGATTAA
- a CDS encoding DNA internalization-related competence protein ComEC/Rec2: MFQSRPALRLVLIFSAGIILATWISSPPLYLFALTVITVFISAILFWKDTWIVFAEIVLQCAVILLGMFLQTFQQSNFNSRELEPHSTDEPVMLFGAIDSEPAQQERRMSCVVRTDSIIRQGKIDRDSRRLMIMLRYEKTDRSTEEIKFGKKIEVHGILEPFPFQRNPGEFDYGKYLALNDIQGIVTIKGLDNVRIRGEGDGNSFQAWIYSVQQALYRIIDRLHTPRHASFLKGIIFGYRADIPSDVKQSFLDTGTIHILAVSGSNVAFVALIFFSVLGFFRLPRIAVIAATILGLIVYMLITGSSASVVRATIMAIVLLCGTLFERKADIYNSISVAALILLFWNTNTLFDVGFQLSFAAVISIVYFYPRLESLIKKIPERFEEIKAVDAVLKLFAVSLAAQLGTVPFTAYYFGHVSIISLVANIPVVPISGINTFIGAAEIISYPMSPWIAKLYASVNDFLVWFLLGFVKQASSAPFAYLEAWHFTAVFVVGYYILVIGIFNLNLPRVRAWLLIMVLAFSNYVLYSNIVSLAHPKCTATVLDVGQGDAILIEFPNTKRMLIDAGPLSQKFDAGERTIVPFLKRNGISKLDYLLITHSHSDHMGGAGSVLKLLQIDTIIMASPAAANHQVKDVLEIAEARHSGIKTVQAGNQIQIDSNARVYVLHPDSNHIAERNMNNSSIVLKIVYGNSSLMLVGDAEVAVEHRIIPKYGAFLSSDILKAGHHGSISSTSEEFLKLVRPQTVLISVGNHNKFRHPSPFTLWRMKANLIDIQRTDKLGAIILESDGMKWTKKEWR, from the coding sequence ATGTTCCAGAGCCGTCCAGCACTGCGGTTGGTTCTTATTTTCTCCGCCGGAATTATTCTTGCGACCTGGATTTCATCCCCTCCTCTCTATTTGTTCGCCCTTACTGTTATTACTGTTTTTATCTCTGCGATATTATTCTGGAAAGATACATGGATAGTATTTGCTGAGATAGTTCTCCAATGTGCAGTTATACTGCTTGGTATGTTCCTTCAAACCTTCCAACAATCAAATTTTAATTCGAGAGAACTTGAACCACATAGCACCGATGAGCCTGTGATGCTCTTTGGTGCAATTGATTCCGAACCTGCCCAGCAGGAACGTCGAATGAGTTGCGTCGTTCGCACAGACAGCATTATCCGACAAGGAAAGATTGATCGGGATTCACGCAGACTCATGATCATGCTGAGATATGAAAAAACAGACCGCTCTACAGAAGAAATTAAATTTGGAAAAAAAATCGAAGTGCATGGAATACTGGAGCCGTTTCCGTTTCAGCGAAATCCGGGGGAATTTGATTACGGAAAATATCTTGCACTGAACGATATTCAAGGTATTGTCACTATCAAAGGATTAGATAATGTGCGAATTCGTGGAGAAGGGGATGGAAATTCCTTTCAAGCTTGGATATATTCAGTGCAACAAGCGTTGTATCGCATCATTGATCGTCTTCATACTCCACGTCATGCAAGTTTCTTAAAAGGAATCATATTTGGTTACCGCGCCGATATCCCATCCGATGTAAAACAATCGTTCTTGGATACGGGCACGATTCATATTTTGGCAGTATCCGGTTCGAATGTTGCGTTCGTCGCACTCATTTTCTTTTCTGTTCTTGGTTTCTTTCGGTTGCCGCGGATAGCAGTTATCGCCGCGACAATTCTGGGACTCATCGTGTATATGTTGATCACAGGATCAAGCGCCTCAGTTGTCCGTGCAACGATTATGGCGATCGTTCTTCTCTGTGGAACGTTATTTGAAAGAAAAGCAGACATTTACAATTCAATTAGTGTTGCCGCGCTTATTCTTCTTTTTTGGAACACCAATACGTTGTTCGATGTCGGCTTTCAGCTATCATTTGCAGCAGTGATCTCTATTGTGTATTTCTATCCTCGCCTTGAGTCGCTTATCAAGAAAATTCCAGAACGATTTGAAGAAATCAAAGCTGTTGATGCTGTGCTGAAATTGTTCGCTGTTTCACTTGCTGCTCAGTTGGGAACGGTGCCTTTCACTGCGTACTATTTTGGCCACGTATCCATTATTTCCTTAGTCGCGAATATTCCAGTCGTGCCAATAAGTGGAATCAATACATTCATCGGAGCCGCGGAGATTATATCTTATCCGATGAGTCCGTGGATTGCAAAATTATATGCATCGGTAAATGATTTTTTAGTTTGGTTTTTGCTTGGATTCGTTAAACAAGCGTCGAGTGCTCCATTTGCATATTTAGAAGCGTGGCATTTCACAGCTGTGTTTGTTGTCGGATATTATATCTTGGTGATCGGTATCTTCAATTTGAATTTGCCGCGCGTCCGTGCATGGCTGCTCATTATGGTTCTAGCGTTTAGTAATTATGTTCTCTATTCGAATATCGTATCTCTGGCGCATCCCAAGTGTACTGCGACAGTTCTTGATGTCGGACAGGGCGATGCCATTTTAATTGAATTCCCAAATACTAAACGGATGTTGATCGATGCCGGTCCATTGTCTCAGAAATTCGATGCAGGCGAGCGTACCATTGTGCCATTCTTAAAACGAAATGGAATTTCAAAGCTCGATTATTTACTAATTACTCATTCACACAGTGACCACATGGGAGGAGCAGGATCAGTTCTCAAGTTGCTACAAATTGATACGATAATTATGGCATCTCCTGCCGCAGCAAATCATCAAGTAAAAGATGTATTAGAAATTGCGGAAGCGAGACACTCAGGAATAAAGACGGTACAAGCGGGAAATCAGATTCAAATAGATTCAAATGCGCGCGTGTACGTTCTCCATCCTGATTCGAATCACATTGCAGAAAGGAACATGAATAATTCTTCCATAGTGTTAAAAATCGTTTATGGCAATTCATCGTTAATGCTTGTTGGAGATGCGGAAGTAGCTGTTGAACATAGAATAATTCCCAAATATGGTGCATTTCTTTCAAGCGATATTCTAAAAGCCGGTCATCATGGGAGCATCAGCAGTACAAGTGAAGAGTTTCTAAAACTTGTTCGTCCTCAGACAGTTCTGATCTCCGTCGGAAATCATAATAAATTCCGCCATCCATCACCATTCACTCTTTGGCGGATGAAAGCGAATTTAATTGATATACAGCGAACTGATAAATTAGGAGCAATCATATTAGAAAGTGATGGTATGAAATGGACGAAAAAAGAATGGAGGTAA